A stretch of DNA from Spirosoma endbachense:
TTATAATAATGCTTACTGAGCCAGTCAGCCGGTTGTACCGACTTCTCGGCGAGGGTGTGCACATCGACACAACTATGGTCGCGGGTAATCCAGAACGCCAGCAGCGAACGCAAATCACGCATGGTGATGTGCAGGTCTCGCCGAAAATGAACCGTGCGAACGAGTTGTTCCATCCGACTAATTACTTCGTCGCCTGCGGCAGGGTCGTTCATCGACTGCACATTGAAACGGATAAAGCAGGCTTCCCGTATGGCGCAATCGGTGCAACCTTGCCAATTGTCGGGCTTCACGAATGCCTTTACCTGCTTGCGAAACAGGCTTGGCGCCGTTTCATTGGTGGCACTAACCACGGCCCGGACATTGAGGTTAATCACCAGCAGACCATCGGGTAGGGTTCCGGCATTCTCATTATAAAAAAACGCTTCGATGGTATCGGCCAGAAAGCCAAATTCAGCACGCCGTTGCTGAAGATACTCGACCAACCGACCTTCGTTGATGGCCAGTAGTCGCCCTTCAGGTGCTTGCCGAAAATTGGTCAAATGGGCGAAAGGGCGAAAAAAGGCATCTAGTACAGCGCTATTCTCTTGGTCTACTTCGTCCTGTGAACCGTCGTAGTTGCTCTGAAATGGGACGTTACCAATACGAAAACTAGCCCCGTTGCCGGTCGGCAATGGAGTAAATTGGCTGCCGTTATCAGCCTGCAAGGCTTCTTCTACCCGCTGAATGAAGGCCGTTTTACCATCCCCCGCGTTGCCGGTGATGATGACTAATCGAAACGTTCCGTCCAGAATGGCTTGCTTGAGATGCGTGTCTAAGCGTGTTTCGATGTAGGTATCGCGAGCGAAAGCATCGAGTCCTCGAAGGGTTGAGGCCCGCGTGCCGGCGTTATTATAACGCGACTGGCTAAACAGACGATTGAGTGCGTCTACAAAATCCGACGTCGGCATCGCTGTTTCGGCCGACGATTCGCTAGCAGAAGGTATAACAGCTACTTGCTGCATCGGTCTGGTAAGACCACCTGGGCCAATGGCTTCCAGCGCTGTGAGCATCTCGCTTGCCGAACCAAAACGGTTGGCCGTGCGCGGCTGCACCGCTTTTAACAGAAAGTCGGCAAAGGCGTCGGAAAGGTTTTCTACGTGTCGGCGTGGGTCGGTCGGTGGATTAGTGAGGGTCGGTTGTTGATTTTTGCCATACGGATGGGCATGGCAAATGACCTGATAGAGGGTCACGCCCAAGGCAAACGTATCGCAACTGGCATCCCAGGCCATGCGTCGGTTATCCTGCACTTTGTCGGGTGGAGCGTAGGCGTCGGTACCAACCCGGTCGGTGTTAGCAGCAATGCTGGCCACGTTGAAATCGATCAGCACAAACCGTTCCTGCCGGTGCCAGATGATGTTGTGGGGTTTAATATCGCGGTGCAGAATGTTCCGCTCGTGCAGGTACGTCAGAGCTTGCAACAGCTCCTGCCCGGCTCGAAACACGTTCGGAAACGTCATGCCGAGTGGTGGGTTACCATACACGTAGTCGCGCAGGCAGTCGCCTTCCAGCAGGTCCATGAGTGTAAAGTAACGCCCATTGCTGAGCCGACCGTTCCAGCGAAAGCGCACGACATTGACGTGCTCCACGTCGGCCAGAGCCGCGTATTCGTCTAGAATGCTATCGAACTGCACACTAGGGTAAAACACCTTCATGGCGTAATCTCGACCTTGAATGGTGTGTTTCACTCGCCATACTTCCGAGTAGCCGCCATTACCAATTTTATCGATCAGCAGAAAGTCGTTGATCTTGTCGCCCTGTCTTAGTTCTTCACTATCGCGGTAGCTGTATTGCGCGGTTGCCTCCGCAGCCTTATTAGGCAAATCGGATGTAACGCTGGTCTGAGCCTGTTGCTTCACTTTATCCAGAAACGTCAGTACGTCGTCCAGGCTGGCAAAGCGGTCGTCGGCGTTTAGTTGCAGGCAGCGATCAATGAGCTCATCGGTCCAGATAGGGAGTTCGGGCTGCACAGCATGGGGCAGTTGTTCTGGTTTAAGCCGTCCGCCAAAGTGATCGAGGTCGTTCCATTGGGTAAAGTCGTCGCCGTCGTTGTAGCGGGGTAGGTGACCCACCAGCGTTTCGTAAGCAGTCATACCCCAGCCGTATACGTCGGTTCGGGCGTCGGCCTCATGCGGGCGTGCCATCTCCATGGGCATGTAAACGCTCAGTTCTTCGTCGCGCAGGGTGGGAAACACGGTGTGCCCCTGCCGCTCAGCATCCGAGAAGTACGATTTGCCGAAGTTGGCCAGAAAGGCCGAGCCATCAATGCCCAGATACACATTGTCGGGGCAGACCTCGCGGTGATACACCCCGGCCGCGTGCGCGACTTTCAAGCCCTGGGCTATGCTGCGCAGGATACCCAGTCGATCCTGAAAGGTGAGCGTCCGTTGCTGCAACTCACGCCGGAGGCTACTTTCTTCTAAATAATCGCTGATTTCGTAGAAATACCCTTGTTCATCGTCGCTTCTAAAATCAACGTGCATAATATGGGGGCTGCTGGCCATCTTCCGCAGAGCCACGTACTGGTTCTTAATACCTCCCAAGCGTAACCGTCGGGCGTGGGCATCAAGATGCGCCAGCGACACGGCATATTCCGATACTTTGCGGTAAAGGTTTGTCTGAACGCCCTTTGGCTTTACCAAATAGTCGGTTCGGCTGTCAGTCTGGCTAAGAATCTCAATGATTTCGTACTCGGTCTCGAACAGGCGGGGTCGTCGTTGGGCAGGAGCCTGCCGGGCGGTCAGATACCGGCAAATGGGTTCTTGCAGGTTCCCAATTTTCCCCGCGAAACTCCGGGCGCGGTCGGGGTCCTGCAAAAACTCGGTCAGGCCTTTGTCGAGCGTAAAGGCTACGTCGGCGCTGTCGCCTTCGAGTTGCATCGACACCATACTGGGGTGCGACAGGGTAATGGCCGAGGCTACCCAGGCGCGACCCCAGGCGGTATCCTGTTCTTTGAGCTTACTGGCCAGTACTTTGGTCTTGTATGCGCAGGTACGTAGTGGGTTGCCTTTGGGCCGACCGTTCAAAAACCATTCACGGTCGTCGCCGGTTAGGTAGCCATTCCAGTCTTTATTTTCGAGGTGGTAGATGGCGTGCGGGGCTACTACAAGGCAATCGTATTCGAGCACCTCCACCGCCCGGTTGCGCGGATTGGTGTGAGGTAGTTCTACGTTCGGCACCACCAGGTACGTGTCGGGCAGGTTCTTTTCCAGAAAAGCCAGCAACCGGGTTTCGCCTTCGTTTACCTCGCCTTTGTCATAAATGGTGCGGATTAGTTGGGCCACGCGTTCAGTTAGTTTTGAGTATGGTTTTCTACTTCGGCTTCAATTAGGGCGCGCAGTACGTCTTTGTCGGGCAGTTGCACTAAATATTTTGATACAAACACTTCGTTGGCCAGTCCGCCCGTAGCAAACTCAACTAAGCTGTCGTTTTTGTCCGCGCAAAGGATGATGCCCACAGGTGGGTTATCGCCCTCGGTCATCTCGTATTTTTTGTAATAGTTCAGATAAACGTTCATCTGCCCTGCGTCGGCGTGGTCGAATCTGCCTAGTTTAAGGTCGATGAGCACATGGCTTTTCAGGATGCGGTTGTAGAAAACCAAATCAATCCGATAATGAGTATTATCGAAGGTGATGCGCCGTTGGCGAGCCTCAAAACAGAAACCCCGACCCAGTTCGGTCAGGAACGTTTGCAGATGGTTAAGAATGGCCGTTTCGAGATCGTTTTCTGAGTACTGTGGCTTTTCGTCGAGGCCCAGAAATTCTAGCATATATGGGTTACGAATAACCTCGGCGGGCAAGATGGTTTGCCGCTCATTAATTTTAGCAATCACGCCCGCTTTGTCGGTCGAAAGGCCGGTACGTTCAAAGAGCAGTGTAGTGGTGGCACGGGTCAATTCCTTAACTGTCCAGGCATTTTTCACCGCTTCAACCTCGTAGAACCGACGCTTCAATTCTGAATCGACCCTGCCCAGTTCAATAAAATGTGAAAAGGTTAAGCTGTTTAAAAGCTGTTGGGCCGGTAATCGTAGTTTGACATCCTCTATGTTGGCATCGTCCATTTTTACAGACAGCGTCTGTAAAAATGCAGGTAGTAGTTTATCTGCCAGCACATAATCGGCAAACCAACGATAGGTAATGTAGAAGTGCCTGAAATTAAAGAGGTTGGCAATAGTCATGCCTTTGATGTGGCGTAGTTTTTGTGCGGTACGCTTCATTAATTGCTCCCCTTTAGTAGCCCGGTCGTCGCCGTTTTGCTCAAACTCGACCAGATAAAAGCCGATCAGCCAGTTTCGCACAGTCATAGCCGTATTGACCTGCTGTACTGCCCGACCTGCTAATTCGGCATGAATACCTTCAATGTTGGCTATTAACTGGTTAAAGTCCATCTAATCCGTTCGTTTCAGCATATCGTTTGCGATTCGTATGGTAATTTTTTTACCTGAATTTGGCAGACGCGTCCGCTTCGGCGGCCCGATGTCAAATTCAGGCATGTCCTCCTACCAACTCCCCACCAGTTCTTCGACCCGGGCAATGGCTTGTGCTTCGCATTTGTTGGCTTCGGTAAGTTTCTCATAGGCAGTTTTGACCCGTTGTCCGATAGCGTCTTCAATCGCTTTATCGAACCGGGGGACAGGCATCTCGTTAAGCATAGGCACTATGAAGCCAAGCAGGTTTGTGCCGCAAACTGACGACCGTAAAATCCTGAACCACAACTTTGAATTGAGTACTGTGAACAAGTAGCCCGAATTAATCAATTGCTCGTTTGGCTCAAACCGAATAATGTGTTGAGCAACCAATTTATCTTCGAGATAGCCCCAGACGAATTTGGCACGGCCGAAAATTTCGTTTTCACCCAACGTACCTACCCCTGCCACCAAAATAGTACCCTTTTCAGTGAGGGCTTTACTATTGGTCGGCACTGTACGGGGAGAAATCATTTGCCCTTTTGGTTTCAAGGCAAAAATGTCTCCCTGTGAGAAAAGCTCCACTGCTGAGGCTGCTGTAGATTCTAAGCGTTTGAATCGCCCTGTATAGTATGGCTCCTGCTGCAATACATCGACCAAGACATCGTGCTTGCCAACGGTCAGCGCAGCTACGATTTCGCGTAGGCGTTCGGCGTAGTTACGGGCTCGGAGGGTGCGAGCTGACAGAGCCGCGCTACTGACAACAAACTCGGCGGCTGTATCACGTTCGCTGGCGGAGGTCAGGCGTTTAAAGGTATTTTTGTCAAGTCCAAGATTGCCTAAGAACTGCGCTTCGGCCTCACTCAAGAGCGTGTTGGCCTCAACCCTTAGTTTGGCTACTGTTTCAATTGCCGTGTGAATAGCCTGCTGCTCATTATCTGGTAGAATAGGAATCGGCAAATTAGCAATATGGTGCGGTTCAATATGCTGAATGACACCACCGTAGGTACCCTGAGTCAATAAAGCGTAACCAAACTTTGACGATAGATAGGCATACAAATATCCACCTGGTATGACCGTTGAATTTGGTACAATCCGAATTAAATCGTGTGTGCCAACCTGCCCATCGAACAAGTCATTAGTGTATACAGTGCGGCCAATCGAACCTGAGCAGGATAGCAGAATCCAATTTTTCTTAATAGTAAGTTTACTTAGATTTTTCGTGTAAGCTTTGGACAAATACGTAGCTGAGAAAGGGTCTGACTTAATCATGTCAGAAGCTGTAAGGTACGGGTACCCTTTTGAAGAGTCTGACACGTACACACGAGTAAAGCGTCCGCCGAGGAACACACTTTCTGTAGCTTGCCGGAGAGTTAAACAGCCCAGTGGGGCTTTATCAATTAGCGTTTTTGCCTGACGAGCTTCACTTAAATGGTAGCTTGCATCAAGCCGGGTGCCAGCTTCAGTATACCAAGCCGAGGAGCCGGTTTTTACAGTCATCATAGTCGTTCGCCGTTACGGAAGCGGTGGTATGCTTCGCCAATTTTGGGTAAGTCGTCGTCGAGAACGGGGGTTTTTTCGCGTCGCTCTTTCAAGGTTTTAGTGTTAGTCTTTGTGTCGAATTGCAGGTACGACACTGTCTTCTCCGTGATGATATCTTTACCGTCTTCGTCTCGTTCCTGGATGGGGTTTCCCCGGCGGTCTTTTCCTACCTTTTCGGCTATAGCCATAAACACATCATAGGCTTTGTATTTTCCATCGCGTTGTAAGGCACGTTCAGTTTCGGTAAGGCGTTGGAGAAATAGCAACGAAGCCTGTACGCCTACCTGTGGCAAGAAAGCCTCTACGGGCAAGTCAACGGAAGCCAGCACACGGAAGCGTTTCAGAATCCAGTCGCGAACATATTCGGTGTTCGGGTTGCCCAGAATACCATCGGGTAAGACAATAGCTAACCGTCCGCCTGGTTTTAGAAACTGGTAGCAGCGATCGATAAACAAAATTTCGGGTGGTTCCGAGGCACTGAGCCGCCCGTCCATATCCCAGCCGCCATTGCCATCGCGTTTCCAGCTGTGGCCAAGGTCGTACTTCTCCAGTACATGTGGGTCGTTGATCGGGATTTTAGCACCAAACGGAGGGTTCGAGAAAATAAGGTCAAACTTCTCCTTAGCGTCATCGTAGTCGCGGTCGGGTAAGTCATCGGCGGCATCAAGGCTGTCCAGGAGTCGTTCGTTAAAACCATTGATTTCGTCCGTATCGTCACCGTCTGGGTATTCGAGGCTATTGAACTGGAAGATGTTGGCGTGGCCATCACCCGCCATCACCATGTTCATGCGGGCGGCCCGTTTCAAGTCTGGGTCGAAGTCAATGCCGAATAGTTTTTCACCAGCGTATAAGCGTACCCGTTCGTTCACGTCAGGTGAGTTGAAGGTGTCTTTCAGCCATTCACCGTCCAATTCAGGATAGAGTTCTTTGGCAATCTTCTTCCGAACGTGATCGAGCACCATGACCAGAAATCCTCCGGAGCCGCAGGCAGGATCGAGCACCCGGTGGCTGGGGTCTGGGTCCATCATGTCTACCATGAGCCGCACAATATTACGGGGTGTAAAAAACTGCCCACGCTCCTGTTTAAGCGTGTTCGAAACAATAGTTTCATAGGCCATGCCCTTTACATCGACTGTGGCGTCGAGAAATGAGTATTTTGCCAGTTCGCCCGCTACGTAGCTGAGGGCCTTTTGGTTGAGCTGAATTTGCTCATTGCCCTCGAATACATCCTGAAAATCGTCGCTTTCTTTTAGTTCATCGAACAGCTTCTTAATCCGTTCCGACACATCGCGTCGGCCGTCTTCGGTATGTGGCTCAGTAGCGCCCACCCAAAATCGACGTCGGTATGACTCGCCTTTCTGATGGCAGATATCGCGCCTTTTTTCATCGTAGATTTTGCAAAAAATCAGGTAAAGTAATTGCCAAAAGGCATCTTTTGTGCGGCCCTGGTTGCCGTAGATATAGTCATGGCAGCGCTTAAAGGTTCGAATCAGCGAATCGTTGGCCGGTTTCCTAACCGTCATCTTGTCGGAGCGTGTCAGGTCATCCATGTTCTCGCCCGCGCCGGGAAAGTCCGAAACCTCCTGCAACCGTGCTTCGCCGGTAGGCTTAAAGCCAGTACGGTGCCGAAAGGAATTCATCAGGCCGTTGGTCCAAAGGCCAAACTCGCAGTTTTCGAGCATGTTTAGGGCATCGTCGAGCAACACAACGCCCTTACTCTTATCTGACTCTTTAGTTTTGCCATCTTGGACAAAACACACCCGAATGATGCCATTCTGAATGTGTTCAGCTCCTTGTTCGAAGGCCACGAGATCAGCTTTTCGACGGATTTTCTTACCGCTTTCATCTTCGCCAGTAAACGGAAAATCGCGTTCGAGGTCGGTCATGTCGAAGCCATACTCTTCGTTCATCTGCCGAATCAAGCTTTGTAAAGTCTGTTCTTTTTCAGTAGCCTTCATGACAAGGCCAGTCAGTACACAAATGAGTCCGTCGGGGCCTGGGCTCTCTTGTATTGGTTCACTAGTGCCAATTTCTTCCACATTCGACAAATTAGAGCCTGACGAAATAGCGTCGGTTGTGGTCTTGTCGGATGCCAAATTGTCGGTCATGTCATCGTCAGCAAGAATCTTGTTTGTTGATCGTGTAGGCAATTCGGGCTTTGATGCGGGTAATGTAATACCTGGAAGCATATTTAAATAGTAGTCAAGTTCTTCTAAGCGGTCCCGTCGACGAGCGTATCGGCGTAATCTGTCAATATTTATAGTATAATGTTCATAAGCCTTCGTGATCATCGACTTCAGGTAAGGCTGGTATGACTCAAAAAGGTCTTTGTGTATTAGGGCATCAATCAATATCTTCTCTAATGAGCTAATTGTTAAGCCATTATAATCAACCGTAGGTGACTCTTTTGACAAGGCGCGCATAATTACTGCAGACGTTTCCAACTGGACAAGGTTTTTAACTGCAGGCTCATCAGGATTAAGTAAAATTTTCTTACTGAAGTCGAGAAGCAACCCAAATGCCTGATTGAGTTGTCCCCGATCAAGTTCAATCAGCGTAAATGAATAGGCTGGTTGGGGAACATCGTCGGGCAGGAGACTATTCAACCAGTTTGTATCTGATAAACAAACGGTGGTTCCGGGCAAGTCTGCCCGCAGTCGTTTGATGAGTCGTACTGATTCGTTAGACAGTGTCGGCTGGAAAGTAGCCGGAGGGTCAATAACGTATCGACCTCGCCCCGCGCTGTAAATAAGACCTTTTGATTTTAGATCATGGATGCGCCACGTCAACGTACCTTCAGTCAGGTCGGGAAATTCCAAACGTAGCAGTTCTGTTAGTTCGTCTTTAGTCCAAATTGACTGATCGCGGAGCTTCGCGTTGAATTGTTCACTATAAGAGTTCAGCACAAGTAAACCAAAGGATTGTTAAATACTGCTGCAAGGTAGTTATATAGCTGATAGGATTTCAAATTTTTGGCAAAAAAAAATACTTAGTTGCCGGAACTTTGAGTAGGATTTATTGATTTAGACGTCAATGAACACTATTAAAATGTATTATGGCTTCGACAGTAAACAACGCATTTGCTGAATTTCTATGTGACACCGTCAACTTAGATGCTGACGAAACTAAAACAGCCTATAAGAGCCGCGACTGGCTACTCGATGAGCAGATTAATGCATTGCCTGGTCGGTACAGTGATTTCCCATTGCTTGCCCCTGCTTACCACCTAAATTACGGCTCCTTTGCCCGTAAAACTAAAATTCGGCCGCTCAACGACATTGACATGATGATCGGTTTGCACGGGGAGGGAAGCACGTACCTGGACTACGGCGACCGAGTTGAAATAACAATTAACCCTAATGCTCAACGGCTAACCGGGCTGTGCCACGACGATACCAGCTTGCTTAATTCCAGGAAGGTGATGAACAAGTTTAAGGCTGGGTTAAGTAAAGTACATCAATACAAATCGGCGGAGATAAAATATACACAACAGGCTGCCGTGCTTAACCTATCGTCGTATAACTGGAGCTTCGACATCGTACCCTGCTTCATGACCGCCGAAGACGAGTCGGGGCGTACCTACTACCTAATTCCAGATGGCAAAGGCCATTGGATGAAGACAGATCCACGCATTGACAAGGAATTAACCACATCGGTCAATCAGCAACACAGCGGGTACGTCCTGAACGTACTGCGCTTGTTGAAGTTCTGGACCAAACGACCAATCATAACGACTATTCCTTCATACTTGCTGGAAACGATAGTGCTGAAATACTACGAAGCCAAGTATACAGAGACTACGCGCTACCCCGACGTTGAAATCCCGTACCTGCTCGACCACATCGCCGATGTTATCCGTTGGGATGTCGAGGACCCTAAAGGCATTCAGGGTAATATAAACCGGCTGGAGCAAGAGACCCGCAACCGGATTAGCGCAGTAACTACCCGCTATGCCGAGTATGCTCGTGAAGCCCGGCAACACGAGACTAATGGTGATCACAAGGCGTCTATAAAAGCGTGGCAAGACGTTTTTGGTCCTTCCTTTCCTTCTTTCGTTTAACCTGACCCACCATGGCACGTACCATTGATGAAGGGTTTACTGCCTTATTGACCAAGCTAAGCCCACTGGACACCGAGCACAAGAAAGGACGCTCGCACAAGGGGGCAATTGAGGGTTGCCTTACTAACCGTTTCGACTTGTATAAGCTTTTTGAAACGGGGTCGTTTGGCAACGGTACGGGAATTCGACACCATAGTGACACAGATTATTTTGCTGTTTTAAGTTCACAGAAGGTTAGCTCAAACTCGGCCATTACACTTCGGCGCACCAAAGAAGGGCTACGTGAAACCTTTATCCGAACCCGAGGGATCGAGGTTAAAAGCCCAGCCGTAAGTGTTCCGTTTGGTAAGTACCGTTCCGAAACCCTTGAAATTACGCCATGCGTGTATGCTGGCATGATCAACAAGTATCCCGCTTACCGAATACCGGAAGGTAGTGGTGGATGGCTCTTGTCAAGTCCAGTTGCGCACAATCACTATGTGCGGGATATCGATGCACAGTTGAACGGCAAGCTCAAACCATTGATACAACTGGTGAAAGCGTGGAAGTACTACCATAACGTACCTATCCGTTCCTTTTACTTGGAACTGTTCACGGCCCGGCATTTAGCTAAACGCCGTCGGCTTGACCTTCCATTAGATTTGTACAAGCTATTTATCGCTTTGTATGAACACGAACTTGATGAGTTCAACGATCCTATGGGCATTACACTCGGTCTTGCATCCTGTAATACTGACACACAACGTGAAACGGCGATGTCTAGACTGGCCACAGCGACAGGCCGTGCTCTAAAAGCTATCGAAGCAGAACAACGAGGCCGAACAGATATTGCCTATACCTTTTGGAAAAAGCTTTTTAACTACGAATTCCCTACTTACAGATGATGAATCAAATACCTACCCGTCAGAATGAAGCCAAACAACTACAACGACTAGCCGCCCAACGTGAATTGTATTCTCGGGCAAAAAACTGGTATGGCTGGCAAGTCATCGTCAATGTAATTATCCCATCCGTTTTTTCTTTGATAGCACTAGCCAATGACCATGCGGGTAAGTTAGGGGCCGTTTACGGACTGCTTGCTTCATTTATCGATGTCTTTGGCTTGGACACACGTATAAAGAATTTGCGCGAAAAAGGAGCAAAGGTGCAGGAGCAGTATGATTGTGATTTGTTGGAGTTGGGGTGTTCTCCTTTGAAATCCGTAAATGATGTGACAACCGGCGAAATAGTCGAGTTGCACGATGCCCACTGTGGGGGTAATAAAAAAGAGCTGCAGCTTCAGAACTGGCATTCAGGGTTAGTTGGAACTCTCCCTCTAACCATTGCACGGTTAGTCAGTCAATATAATAATTGTGATTGGGGTAGGCGTCTTCGCAAACGATATAGGGTATTTTTAACAATAACGTATTTATTACTTGGCTTATTCATTCTGTACGTCAATCGGCCAGATAACATTACAAATTTGAATGATCAAACACTGATCAATTTCATTCTCATACTGGCAGCCTTAACACCACTTTTTACTTTCTATTTTAAACAAATGCAGGAGCAGAATGAAGCTATACAGAGTTTGGAGCGGATTCTGCAACATATTGAAAGCGTGATCTCCGACCCTCAACAGCTTCGTAATGAACAGGGGCTAAATGAGCGTGCCAGGCATGTTCAGGATGAGATTTACGATAGCCGAAGCAAGAACACACAGGTGCCGGATTTTTTCTATAGATATTATCAAAAGCGAGATCAAATCCTCATGGATCGGACCACTGAGCGACTAGTGGCCGACATTACGAAACTTATTTCTTAGTCATTTGAGCCTTACCATAACCGCCTTTCAAGTCCTTTGTGGCGACTGTCTGCTTGTCAGCTTCCAGCGTGAGCCGAACTCACCAACTCAGCACATCGTGATTGATGCTGGCTTCAGCCAGACGTACCACCGTACATTAGCTGAAGCCACACGGCGAATTGTCAACAACGGTGAATGTATAGACCTCTTCCTATTAACGCACACGGATAATGATCATATAGGTGGTGCTATCCCGTTTCTAAAGGAATTTGGTAATTCGGTAGTGAATCAGTTCTGGATGAACTATGCTCCCATTGATATTAGTGCAGCCAATGGAGGTCCCGTTGGCGTAGTACAAGGTATTGGATTGCGCGATCAACTTATTTCCACAGATAAGCTCAATAGTAAGCCAGTGCTTGCCGGACAGCGTTATCAATTCGGTGAACTATACATGTCCATTTTATCACCAGATGCCGATCAGTATGAGCGATTTTTAACTAAATGGGAGGCTAAGGAAAAAGCAGTAAAAAAATGGGAGCAAGCTGTGTCTTCTGGTAGCAACGACCACCGCTTTCCTGTAGAGCAGTTAGTTCAACGGTCGTTCGCATCGGATACGTCGTGGAGTAACCGTAGTAGCATTGCTTTTTTATTGGCAGCAAATAAGTTCAATGGCCTGTTTACCGGTGATGCTCATGTGGATGTAGTGACTACCTCGCTTCGAGAAATGGGATACAACGAGCAAAATCCGATTAAGTTGGATTTCATGAAACTGTCTCATCATGGTTCTAAAGGCAATACCAGCGATGAATTCTTGAACTTAATTGATTGCCAGCATTACTTAATTAGCACAAACGGAGCTAACCAGCACGGGCTACCGCATAAA
This window harbors:
- the mads2 gene encoding methylation-associated defense system DNA methyltransferase MAD2, with translation MLNSYSEQFNAKLRDQSIWTKDELTELLRLEFPDLTEGTLTWRIHDLKSKGLIYSAGRGRYVIDPPATFQPTLSNESVRLIKRLRADLPGTTVCLSDTNWLNSLLPDDVPQPAYSFTLIELDRGQLNQAFGLLLDFSKKILLNPDEPAVKNLVQLETSAVIMRALSKESPTVDYNGLTISSLEKILIDALIHKDLFESYQPYLKSMITKAYEHYTINIDRLRRYARRRDRLEELDYYLNMLPGITLPASKPELPTRSTNKILADDDMTDNLASDKTTTDAISSGSNLSNVEEIGTSEPIQESPGPDGLICVLTGLVMKATEKEQTLQSLIRQMNEEYGFDMTDLERDFPFTGEDESGKKIRRKADLVAFEQGAEHIQNGIIRVCFVQDGKTKESDKSKGVVLLDDALNMLENCEFGLWTNGLMNSFRHRTGFKPTGEARLQEVSDFPGAGENMDDLTRSDKMTVRKPANDSLIRTFKRCHDYIYGNQGRTKDAFWQLLYLIFCKIYDEKRRDICHQKGESYRRRFWVGATEPHTEDGRRDVSERIKKLFDELKESDDFQDVFEGNEQIQLNQKALSYVAGELAKYSFLDATVDVKGMAYETIVSNTLKQERGQFFTPRNIVRLMVDMMDPDPSHRVLDPACGSGGFLVMVLDHVRKKIAKELYPELDGEWLKDTFNSPDVNERVRLYAGEKLFGIDFDPDLKRAARMNMVMAGDGHANIFQFNSLEYPDGDDTDEINGFNERLLDSLDAADDLPDRDYDDAKEKFDLIFSNPPFGAKIPINDPHVLEKYDLGHSWKRDGNGGWDMDGRLSASEPPEILFIDRCYQFLKPGGRLAIVLPDGILGNPNTEYVRDWILKRFRVLASVDLPVEAFLPQVGVQASLLFLQRLTETERALQRDGKYKAYDVFMAIAEKVGKDRRGNPIQERDEDGKDIITEKTVSYLQFDTKTNTKTLKERREKTPVLDDDLPKIGEAYHRFRNGERL
- a CDS encoding ComEC/Rec2 family competence protein codes for the protein MSLTITAFQVLCGDCLLVSFQREPNSPTQHIVIDAGFSQTYHRTLAEATRRIVNNGECIDLFLLTHTDNDHIGGAIPFLKEFGNSVVNQFWMNYAPIDISAANGGPVGVVQGIGLRDQLISTDKLNSKPVLAGQRYQFGELYMSILSPDADQYERFLTKWEAKEKAVKKWEQAVSSGSNDHRFPVEQLVQRSFASDTSWSNRSSIAFLLAANKFNGLFTGDAHVDVVTTSLREMGYNEQNPIKLDFMKLSHHGSKGNTSDEFLNLIDCQHYLISTNGANQHGLPHKEALARLVTVASRRQPKERVHLYFTYDDRVVRSLFTESELDQYQICCHYPSIQDNCISLTYEC
- a CDS encoding nucleotidyltransferase domain-containing protein codes for the protein MARTIDEGFTALLTKLSPLDTEHKKGRSHKGAIEGCLTNRFDLYKLFETGSFGNGTGIRHHSDTDYFAVLSSQKVSSNSAITLRRTKEGLRETFIRTRGIEVKSPAVSVPFGKYRSETLEITPCVYAGMINKYPAYRIPEGSGGWLLSSPVAHNHYVRDIDAQLNGKLKPLIQLVKAWKYYHNVPIRSFYLELFTARHLAKRRRLDLPLDLYKLFIALYEHELDEFNDPMGITLGLASCNTDTQRETAMSRLATATGRALKAIEAEQRGRTDIAYTFWKKLFNYEFPTYR
- a CDS encoding nucleotidyltransferase, whose amino-acid sequence is MASTVNNAFAEFLCDTVNLDADETKTAYKSRDWLLDEQINALPGRYSDFPLLAPAYHLNYGSFARKTKIRPLNDIDMMIGLHGEGSTYLDYGDRVEITINPNAQRLTGLCHDDTSLLNSRKVMNKFKAGLSKVHQYKSAEIKYTQQAAVLNLSSYNWSFDIVPCFMTAEDESGRTYYLIPDGKGHWMKTDPRIDKELTTSVNQQHSGYVLNVLRLLKFWTKRPIITTIPSYLLETIVLKYYEAKYTETTRYPDVEIPYLLDHIADVIRWDVEDPKGIQGNINRLEQETRNRISAVTTRYAEYAREARQHETNGDHKASIKAWQDVFGPSFPSFV
- a CDS encoding S-4TM family putative pore-forming effector: MMNQIPTRQNEAKQLQRLAAQRELYSRAKNWYGWQVIVNVIIPSVFSLIALANDHAGKLGAVYGLLASFIDVFGLDTRIKNLREKGAKVQEQYDCDLLELGCSPLKSVNDVTTGEIVELHDAHCGGNKKELQLQNWHSGLVGTLPLTIARLVSQYNNCDWGRRLRKRYRVFLTITYLLLGLFILYVNRPDNITNLNDQTLINFILILAALTPLFTFYFKQMQEQNEAIQSLERILQHIESVISDPQQLRNEQGLNERARHVQDEIYDSRSKNTQVPDFFYRYYQKRDQILMDRTTERLVADITKLIS